The following proteins come from a genomic window of Henningerozyma blattae CBS 6284 chromosome 4, complete genome:
- the TBLA0D04410 gene encoding uncharacterized protein (similar to Saccharomyces cerevisiae YEF3 (YLR249W) and HEF3 (YNL014W); ancestral locus Anc_1.391) — protein MTDSDQSIKVLNELLEKLTIATPETRSEIAVEISTFLNGNIIEHDAPEKFFLDLQKALKDKKTAANALSAVAHIANESNLSPSVEPFIVRILPQVCEKAGDKDKDVQKLASDTLIAIVKAVNPVAVKAVLPHLTTALENTSKWNEKVAILAAISQLVDAAKEQVALRMPELIPVLSEAMWDTKKEVKQAATATITKSTETVDNKDIERFIPKLIECIADPSEVPETVHLLGATTFVAEVTPATLSIMVPLLSRGLAERETSIKRKAAVIIDNMCKLVEDPQVVAPFMGKLLPGLKNNFATIADPEAREVTLRGLKTLKRVGNVTDDDKLPEVSHAGDIATTLGVLNGLLKSETVAPRFTVVVEYIAAVAGDLIDERVIDQQAWFTHILPYMTVFLHERTAKDILDDFRKQAVDNIPVGPNFDDEEDEGEDLCNCEFSLAYGAKILLNKTQLRLKRGRRYGLCGPNGAGKSTLMRAVANGQVDGFPTQEECRTVYVEHDIDGTHSETSVLDFVFQGNVGTKEVITAKLLEFSFSEEMINMPIASLSGGWKMKLALARAVLKNADILLLDEPTNHLDTVNVAWLVNYLNTCGITSIIVSHDSGFLDNVCQYIIHYEGLKLRKYKGNLSEFVKKCPTAKSYYELGASDLEFRFPEPGYLEGVKTKQKAIVKVSDMTFQYPGTDKPQISNINFQCSLSSRIAVIGPNGAGKSTLINVLTGELLPTTGEIYTHENCRIAYIKQHAFAHIESHLDKTPSEYIQWRFQTGEDRETMDRANRQINEDDAQAMNKIFKIEGTPRRIQGIHARRKFKNSYEYECSFLLGENIGMKSERWVPMMSVDNAWLPRGELIESHAKLVAEVDMKEALASGQFRPLTRKEIEEHCAMLGLDAELVSHSRIRGLSGGQKVKLVLAAGTWLRPHLIVLDEPTNYLDRDSLGALSKALKAFEGGVIIITHSAEFTKDLTEEVWAVNNGQMTPSGHNWVTGQGSGPRIEKKDDEGDKFDAMGNKVAGGKKKKKLSSAELRKKKKERMKKKKELGDAYVSSDEEF, from the coding sequence ATGACTGACTCAGACCAATCTATCAAGGTTCTAAATGAACtgttagaaaaattaacaatCGCTACTCCAGAAACTAGATCTGAAATTGCTGTTGAAATTTCCACTTTCTTAAACGGTAACATCATTGAACACGATGCTCCAGAAAAGTTCTTTTTAGATTTACAAAAGGCTTTGAAAGATAAGAAGACCGCTGCTAACGCTTTATCTGCTGTTGCTCACATTGCTAACGAATCTAACTTATCTCCATCTGTTGAACCATTCATTGTTAGAATTCTTCCACAAGTTTGTGAAAAAGCTGGTGACAAAGACAAGGATGTTCAAAAATTAGCTTCCGACACTTTAATTGCCATCGTTAAGGCTGTTAACCCAGTCGCTGTTAAGGCTGTCTTACCTCACTTAACTACTGCCTTAGAAAACACTTCCAAGTGGAACGAAAAGGTCGCTATCTTGGCTGCTATCTCCCAATTAGTTGACGCTGCTAAGGAACAAGTCGCTTTAAGAATGCCTGAATTGATCCCAGTCTTATCTGAAGCTATGTGGGATACTAAGAAGGAAGTCAAGCAAGCTGCTACTGCCACTATCACCAAGTCTACTGAAACCGTCGACAACAAGGatattgaaagatttattcCAAAGTTGATTGAATGTATCGCTGACCCAAGTGAAGTTCCAGAAACCGTCCATTTGTTAGGTGCTACTACTTTCGTTGCTGAAGTTACTCCAGCTACTTTGTCCATTATGGTCCCATTATTGTCTAGAGGTTTGGCTGAAAGAGAAACTTCCATCAAACGTAAAGCTGCTGTTATTATTGACAACATGTGTAAGTTGGTCGAAGATCCACAAGTTGTTGCTCCATTCATGGGTAAATTATTGCCAGGTTTGAAAAACAACTTCGCTACCATTGCTGATCCAGAAGCTAGAGAAGTTACCTTAAGAGGTTTGAAGACTTTGAAGAGAGTTGGTAACGTTACTGACGATGACAAATTACCAGAAGTTTCTCACGCTGGTGACATTGCCACTACTTTGGGTGTCTTGAACGGTTTATTGAAATCTGAAACTGTTGCTCCAAGATTCACAGTTGTCGTTGAATATATTGCTGCTGTTGCCGGTGACTTGATCGATGAAAGAGTTATTGATCAACAAGCTTGGTTCACTCACATCTTACCATACATGACTGTTTTCTTACATGAAAGAACTGCCAAGGACATCTTGGATGACTTCAGAAAGCAAGCTGTTGACAACATTCCAGTTGGTCCAAACTTCGATGacgaagaagatgaaggtGAAGATTTATGTAACTGTGAATTCTCCTTGGCTTATGGTGCTAAGATCTTATTGAACAAGACTCAATTGAGATTGAAGAGAGGTAGAAGATACGGTTTATGTGGTCCAAATGGTGCTGGTAAATCTACTTTGATGAGAGCTGTTGCTAACGGTCAAGTTGATGGTTTCCCAACCCAAGAAGAATGTAGAACCGTCTACGTCGAACACGATATCGATGGTACTCACTCTGAAACTTCTGTCTTGGACTTCGTCTTCCAAGGTAATGTCGGTACTAAAGAAGTTATCACTGCTAAATTGTTGGAATTCTCCTTCTCTGAAGAAATGATCAACATGCCAATTGCTTCCTTATCTGGTGGTTGGAAGATGAAATTAGCTTTAGCTAGAGCTGTCTTGAAGAACGCTGatatcttattattagatgaacCAACTAACCATTTGGATACCGTCAATGTCGCTTGGTTAGTCAACTACTTAAACACTTGTGGTATTACTTCCATCATTGTTTCCCATGACTCTGGTTTCTTAGACAACGTTTGTCAATACATTATCCATTACGAAGGTTtgaaattaagaaaatacaAGGGTAACTTGTCTGAATTCGTCAAGAAATGTCCAACTGCTAAATCTTACTACGAATTAGGTGCCTCTGACTTAGAATTTAGATTCCCAGAACCAGGTTACTTAGAAGGTGTTAAGACCAAACAAAAGGCTATCGTCAAGGTTTCTGACATGACTTTCCAATACCCAGGTACCGACAAACCACAAATCTCCAACATTAACTTCCAATGTTCCTTATCTTCCAGAATTGCTGTCATTGGTCCAAATGGTGCTGGTAAATCTACTTTGATTAATGTCTTAACTGGTGAATTATTACCAACCACTGGTGAAATTTACACTCACGAAAACTGTAGAATTGCCTACATTAAACAACACGCTTTCGCCCATATCGAATCCCACTTAGACAAGACTCCATCTGAATATATCCAATGGAGATTCCAAACAGGTGAAGATCGTGAAACTATGGACAGAGCTAACCGTCAAATTAACGAAGATGATGCCCAAGCTATGAACAAGATCTTCAAGATTGAAGGTACTCCACGTAGAATCCAAGGTATCCATGCTCGTCGTAAGTTCAAGAACTCCTATGAATATGAATGTTCTTTCTTATTAGGTGAAAACATCGGTATGAAATCTGAACGTTGGGTTCCAATGATGTCCGTTGACAACGCTTGGTTACCAAGAGGTGAATTGATTGAATCTCACGCTAAATTAGTTGCTGAAGTCGATATGAAGGAAGCTTTGGCTTCTGGTCAATTCAGACCTTTAACTAGAAAGGAAATTGAAGAACACTGTGCTATGTTAGGTTTAGATGCTGAGTTAGTTTCCCACTCCAGAATCAGAGGTTTATCTGGTGGTCAAAAGGTTAAATTAGTTTTGGCTGCTGGTACTTGGTTGAGACCACATTTAATCGTTTTAGATGAACCAACCAACTATTTGGATAGAGATTCCTTAGGTGCTTTGTCTAAGGCTTTGAAGGCTTTCGAAGGTGGtgttattatcattactCACTCTGCTGAATTCACCAAAGATTTAACTGAAGAAGTCTGGGCTGTTAACAACGGTCAAATGACTCCATCCGGTCACAACTGGGTCACTGGTCAAGGTTCTGGTCCACGTATTGAAAAGAAGGACGATGAAGGTGACAAATTCGATGCTATGGGTAACAAGGTTGCTGGTGgtaagaagaagaagaagttgTCTTCTGCTGAATTaagaaagaagaagaaggaaagaatgaagaagaagaaggaaTTAGGTGATGCCTACGTTTCttctgatgaagaattttaa
- the SPO1 gene encoding putative carboxylic ester hydrolase (similar to Saccharomyces cerevisiae SPO1 (YNL012W); ancestral locus Anc_1.392): MSPKYSRNNSNNNEWWADIIYKYPPIIGMSISGGGYRSMLIGAGFLKQLNDDNIFNTLSYISGLSGGSWLLTDLILNDFQVNNLLANWNLNDSLIGGIKELNLKENEIISIEKRSFENDIMKQEDNSVFTKFKEYFLKYILDNGKTNKGSKEENDIFKKAQELLKFYIHIHESVIPKKFLGFDISFTDYWSKVLIERISSEFLRTKNSSSLSQMIANSTGFQKFQFPLPIFISNGRNNNVKNIIFEFTPFEFGSWELPVQKFFNIKYIGSKFINGKSVKCVCGFDDIGFISATSSSVFNNILIYFWETISTISTEFIFATNIMLDVFGLKPDYNTLENGNEPSNIDLNLYTNTHLPIKLPINTYYAIIKPNPFYQLRKNDETIGDNPTKNKNISQVAQETNEYVDKDHIYLVDGGEDGENIPLRSLIQPERKLDTIIVLDSSSDSNNYPNASKLCTINRQLKEKLGVEYLIPQVDEFIQMPEKKPVLIIGCEFYFQDSKKRSKLYRKVSPKYREKENSHKPRLPLLLYFTNSHQTFEANTSTFKVQYSQKEVDGMLANGRAILTSNYNHKSDIKFKQCLGCFFLSGSLYRSPEVTKLPYFCSQCYKRYCYASQ; encoded by the coding sequence atgtCTCCAAAGTattcaagaaataattcaaataacaaTGAATGGTGGGCagatataatatataaatatccACCAATAATTGGTATGTCAATATCTGGCGGTGGATATCGTTCAATGTTAATTGGTGCTGGATTTTTAAAgcaattaaatgatgataatatttttaataccTTAAGCTATATATCAGGCCTCTCTGGAGGAAGTTGGCTATTAACTGACCTGATATTAAACGATTTCCAAGTTAATAATCTATTGGCTAACTGGAATTTAAATGACAGTTTAATTGGAGGGATAAAGGAGcttaatttaaaagaaaatgaaatcaTATCTATTGAGAAACgatcttttgaaaatgacATAATGAAACAAGAAGACAATTCTGTCTTTACTAAGTTTaaggaatattttttgaaatatattttagatAATGGTAAGACAAATAAGGGATCgaaagaagaaaatgatatttttaaaaaagctcaagaattattaaagttttatATTCACATTCATGAGAGTGTgattccaaaaaaatttctggGATTTGATATTTCATTTACAGATTATTGGTCTAAAGTGTTAATAGAAAGAATTTCTTCTGAGTTTTTAAGAACAAAAAactcatcatcattaagCCAAATGATAGCAAACTCAACTGggtttcaaaaatttcaatttccaCTTCCAATTTTTATATCTAATGGAcgaaataataatgtaaaaaatataatatttgaatttactccatttgaatttggatCCTGGGAATTACCAGTtcagaaattttttaacataAAGTATATTGGCTCAAAGTTCATCAATGGCAAATCAGTAAAATGTGTTTGTGGATTCGACGATATTGGGTTTATATCAGCCACTTCATCATCagtttttaataatattctaatatacTTTTGGGAAACCATCTCAACAATATCAactgaatttatttttgctaCGAATATTATGCTAGATGTTTTTGGGCTAAAGCCTGACTATAATACTTTAGAAAATGGTAATGAACCTTCAAATATAGATTTAAATCTATATACAAACACCCACTTACCTATTAAATTGCCAATCAATACTTATTATGCCATAATAAAGCCTAATCcattttatcaattgagaaaaaatgatgaaacaATAGGAGATAATCcaactaaaaataaaaatataagtCAGGTAGCTCAAGAAACGAATGAATATGTTGACAAAGACCACATATATCTAGTTGACGGTGGCGAGGATGGCGAAAATATTCCTTTGAGATCGCTAATTCAACCTGAAAGAAAATTAGATACTATCATTGTATTAGATTCAAGTTCTGATAGCAATAATTATCCAAATGCAAGTAAATTGTGTACTATCAATAGGCAACTAAAGGAAAAGCTTGGAGTAGAGTATTTGATACCTCAAGTCGACGAATTTATACAGATGCCAGAAAAAAAGCCAGTGCTAATTATAGGCTGTGAATTCTATTTTCAAGACTCTAAGAAAAGAAGTAAATTATATAGGAAAGTAAGCCCAAAATACAGAGAAAAGGAAAACTCGCATAAACCACGATTACCattgttattatattttacgAATTCACACCAAACGTTTGAAGCTAATACATCCACCTTTAAAGTCCAATATAGCCAAAAGGAGGTGGATGGTATGCTTGCAAATGGAAGAGCGATACTAACCTCAAATTATAACCACAAATCCGATATTAAGTTTAAACAATGCCTAGGATGTTTCTTCTTAAGTGGGAGTCTGTATAGATCCCCCGAGGTAACTAAGTTGCCATATTTTTGTTCACAATGTTATAAAAGATATTGTTATGCAAGCCAGTAA